ttatgatttttttttgtgtgtttttgtaagaaattttttgcactcactttttcggcaattattttggtatccgctgattttgttgtatattgtatatatacaattgtattacgaatatataaatattccacaatattcagtaagaaaatattttttgtttatttattatttgcgtcaggtttttttttgtaattattttcttcgagaacaaattcaaatcgctccgttcaacacaactgttcttatgaaaatctcaatatcaactgaactgagaaaaataaatttgacaatattgactgtttatgttttgaagttttgattttttctgttgaaaatatgttaatgttaatgtttttttaatgttaattattttattctggcaaaaattttggattttggggatcgtaaaaaatgacgaataatgcataataacccctacccacttactacgctatttttggtgcatttggtggatggatttttggtaccattcaccacttttttggtgcattttggtgcatttgatgcattgacgcgtggtgaaaaaccgattttttcacggcgcgcaaatggggttatacaggtcgtatgagtaccatattaccaaaaacagaaaaacagatataagggtaccaaaaacagaggtaagtgggtaggggttttgttttttaattgtaaaactgttgctgtcaagaagccattttgtttgtgtttgtgtaaagaaatatttatttaaaaattgaagaaaaatatacaaaaggatattacactttggatcttataaatatataaatgtaaaatgtgtaaaaataaacaatcgcctagcgacttcagacgcattctgcaattattgctgagaaatgccctccaattctaatgctcggaaaatcttcgaaatcgagtaaataaaggcggcggtgcgtaaatcattgcagtggtgaatgccaccaaaattggcgtagtaagtgggtagggtttttttttttaattgttaaactgttgctgtcaagaagccattctgtttgtgtttttgtaaagaaatatttatttaaaaatttaagaaaaatatacaaaaggatattacactttggatcttataaatatataaatgtaaaatttgtaaaaataaataatcgccaagcgacttcagacgcattctgtaattattgttgagaaatgccctccatttctaaggctcggaaaattttagaaatcgagtaaataagggcagcggtgcgtaaatcattgcagagaccgaattcattggccacaatcttaatgcctgcccccgcagtttccataactgtttgtagtcctgcgtctacaatatccacctccttcgtacagtctcttatgagctttaactttttgtttggcttgaacttatcctaaataaataaattaaaaaaattcatattaacaaattaacttatttgcacggtggtcaaagttcacttacctcgcactcattcatggagttaaagatctcgttgattatggctttctcgcgtttaacattcattttgccataagatacatgattgatattctttaagtactcaaagtaggataccgttacaccgccagcattgcaaaacaaatccggtataatgagtacattctttttacgtaatatttcatcggcagctggcgtcgaaggaccattagcgccttctaaaatcatcttggcttgtacactgttagcattttcgacagtgagaaccttttgcgtagagcaaggcattagtatatcgcatttttcacccaacaaactgccctctttttcggtggctttggtatagcccttgattgatttattattttttgcataatactccattaagtcctaagtatatgaagaaaattaaaaaaatattatcatggagatatttattttcaatacgccacatacctttggatcaatgccattctcatttactagagacacgtcaaattcttgaacaccgatcagtttggcaccggcttccactacaaaaacggatgcatgggaaccgacattgccaaacccttgtacgatcacggttttatctttccaaccagtcttccagcctaataaatccatctaatctttatccataataaaacattcagccgccttaaatagaccacgtcccgtggcggcggtgcgaccatttataccgcctatttttactggcttaccagtcgtgatggccaatgcatctacatcgttatagcctagaagaacaatttatttgtctatcaagacgttttctaatatttcataaaaaaattaccaaaagttttaatatattgatccaccaaccaactcatctcgcgttggctggtattcacatctggtgccggtacatctatacccggacctatcatattgcgacgtaatagctccattgtatagcgacgcgtaattgtttgcaattcttgtgcagtatacttcttcgggtcgatacgtatgccacccttggaaccaccaaacggtacattcacgcaagccgtcttaaacgccatcagataagccaaagcgcgtatctcatcggcgtcgacgtccatggcaaaacgtatgcctacaaaagaggaacggatatgatcagtcagttatatatatcatgctagacatcagcagttgaagcattgaaaaggaagaacattttcttgaaacacacaactacatgcatatattctagaaaattcgttgagaaattttttgaatataccagcttttctagaaaaataatagccaataatataattgaacccaccgcctttgagtggtaatctgtgtctagtgtggtgtgcgcgatagccggtgattagctcgtaattgccatcacttcttattatagggaaggtaacttccaatagatttgtagtgcagcccatcaatttaagcatggcggaaacacgttgttcacgctgttccttcttcatgtaaggatacttttccagctcctttatcatcatcggctccattagctgagcggccgagtgataataatactcaaccatgtgtgcaaatggtgggtctttgtctttattgattttttccaaatgcttgggcatcacgtgcttttcacgcgtagccccaagtccggtccagtttaaaactgtcttcgatagtgaagatcgtaaaagtttaccatttaaaaggaaggacatattgccttgcgataatgcaatcccagttatgattttttttgtgtgtttttgtaagaaattttttgcactcactttttcggcaattattttggtatccgctgattttgttgtatattgtatatatacaattgtattacgaatatataaatattccacaatattcagtaagaaaatattttttgtttatttattatttgcgtcaggtttttttttgtaattattttcttcgagaacaaattcaaatcgctccgttcaacacaactgttcttatgaaaatctcaatatcaactgaactgagaaaaataaatttgacaatattgactgtttatgttttgaagttttgattttttctgttgaaaatatgttaatgttaatgtttttttaatgttaattattttattctggcaaaaattttggattttggggatcgtaaaaaatgacgaataatgcataataacccctacccacttactacgctatttttggtgcatttggtggatgaatttttggtaccattcaccacttttttggtgcattttggtgcatttgatgcattgacgcgtggtgaaaaaccgattttttcacggcgcgcaaatggggttatacaggtcgtatgagtaccatattaccaaaaacagaaaaacagatataagggtaccaaaaacagaggtaagtgggtaggggttttgttttttaattgtaaaactgttgctgtcaagaagccattttgtttgtgtttgtgtaaagaaatatttatttaaaaattgaagaaaaatatacaaaaggatattacactttggatcttataaatatataaatgtaaaatgtgtaaaaataaacaatcgcctagcgacttcagacgcattctgcaattattgctgagaaatgccctccaattctaatgctcggaaaatcttcgaaatcgagtaaataaaggcggcggtgcgtaaatcattgcagtggtgaatgccaccaaaattggcgtagtaagtgggtagggggttttttttttaattgttaaactgttgctgtcaagaagccattctgtttgtgtttttgtaaagaaatatttatttaaaaatttaagaaaaatatacaaaaggatattacactttggaccttataaatatataactgtaaaatttgtaaaaataaataatcgccaagcgacttcagacgcattctgtaattattgttgagaaatgccctccatttctaaggctcggaaaatcttagaaatcgagtaaataaaggcagcggtgcgtaaatcattgcagagaccgaattcattggccacaatcttaatgcctgcccccgcagtttccataactgtttgtagtcctgcgtctacaatatccgcctccttcgtacagtctcttatgagctttaactttttgtttggcttgaacttatcctaaataaataaattaaaaaaattcatattaacaaattaacttatttgcacggtggtcaaagttcacttacctcgcactcattcatggagttaaagatctcgttgattatggctttctcgcgtttaacattcattttgccataagatacatgattgatattctttaagtactcaaagtaggataccgttacaccgccagcattgcaaaacaaatccggtataatgagtacattctttttacgtaatatttcatcggcagctggcgtcgaaggaccattagcgccttctaaaatcatcttggcttgtacactgttagcattttcgacagtgagaaccttttgcgtagagcaaggcattagtatatcgcatttttcacccaacaaactgccctctttttcggtggctttggtatagcccttgattgatttattattttttgcataatactccattaagtcctaagtatatgaagaaaattaaaaaaatattatcatggagatatttattttcaatacgccacatacctttggatcaatgccattctcatttactagagacacgtcaaattcttgaacaccgatcagtttggcaccggcttccactacaaaaacggatgcatgggaaccgacattgccaaacccttgtacgatcacggttttatctttccaaccagtcttccagcctaataaatccatccaatctttatccataataaaacattcagccgccttaaatagaccacgtcccgtggcggcggtgcgaccatttataccgcctatttctactggcttaccagtcgtgatggccaatgcatctacatcgttatagcctagaagaacaatttatttgtctatcaagacgttttctaatatttcataaaaaaaaattaccaaaagttttaatatattgatccaccaaccaactcatctcgcgttggctggtattcacatctggtgccggtacatctatacccggacctatcatattgcgacgtaatagctccattgtatagcgacgcgtaattgtttgcaattcttgtgcagtatacttcttcgggtcgatacgtatgccacccttggaaccaccaaacggtacattcacgcaagccgtcttaaacgccatcagataagccaaagcgcgtatctcatcggcgtcgacgtccatggcaaaacgtatgcctacaaaagaggaacggatattatcagtcagttatatatatcatgctagacatcagcagttgaagcattgaaaaggaagaacattttcttgaaacacacaactacatgcatatattctagaaaattcgttgagaaattttttgaatataccagcttttctagaaaaataatagccaataatataattgaacccaccgcctttgagtggtaatctgtgtctagtgtggtgtgcgcgatagccggtgattagctcgtaattgccatcacttcttattatagggaaggtaacttccaatagatttgtagtgcagcccatcaatttaagcatggcggaaacacgttgttcacgctgttccttcttcatgtaaggatacttttccagctcctttatcatcatcggctccattagctgagcggccgagtgataataatactcaaccatgtgtgcaaatggtgggtctttgtctttattgattttttccaaatgcttgggcatcacgtgcttttcacgcgtagctccaagtccggtccagtttaaaactgtcttcgatagtgaagatcgtaaaagtttaccatttaaaaggaaggacatattgccttgcgataatgcaatcccagttatgattttttttgtgtgtttttgtaagaaattttttgcactcactttttcggcaattattttggtatccgctgattttcttgtatattgtatatatacaattgtattacgaatatataaatattccacaatattcagtaagaaaatattttttgtttatttattatttgcgtcaggttttttttttgtaattattttcttcgagaacaaattcaaatcgctccgttcaacacaactgttcttatgaaaatctcaatatcaactgaactgagaaaaataaatttgacaatattgactgtttatgttttgaagttttgattttttctgttgaaaatatgttaatgttaatgtttttttaatgttaattattttattctggcaaaaattttggattttggggatcgtaaaaaatgacgaataatgcataataacccctacccacttaatacgctatttttggtgcatttggtggatggatttttggtaccattcaccacttttttggtgcattttggtgcatttgatgcattgacgcgtggtgaaaaaccgattttttcacggcgcgcaaatggggttatacaggtcgtatgagtaccatattaccaaaaacagaaaaacagatataagggtaccaaaaacagaggtaagtgggtaggggttttgttttttaattgtaaaactgttgctgtcaagaagccattttgtttgtgtttgtgtaaagaaatatttatttaaaaattgaagaaaaatatacaaaaggatattacactttggatcttataaatatataaatgtaaaatgtgtaaaaataaacaatcgcctagcgacttcagacgcattctgcaattattgctgagaaatgccctccaattctaatgctcggaaaatcttcgaaatcgagtaaataaaggcggcggtgcgtaaatcattgcagtggtgaatgccaccaaaattggcgtagtaagtgggtagggggttttttttttaattgttaaactgttgctgtcaagaagccattctgtttgtgtttttgtaaagaaatatttatttaaaaatttaagaaaaatatacaaaaggatattacactttggaccttataaatatataaatgtaaaatttgtaaaaataaataatcgccaagcgacttcagacgcattctgtaattattgttgagaaatgccctccatttctaaggctcggaaaatcttagaaatcgagtaaataaaggcagcggtgcgtaaatcattgcagagaccgaattcattggccacaatcttaatgcctgcccccgcagtttccataactgtttgtagtcctgcgtctacaatatccgcctccttcgtacagtctcttatgagctttaactttttgtttggcttgaacttatcctaaataaataaattaaaaaaattcatattaacaaattaacttatttgcacggtggtcaaagttcacttacctcgcactcattcatggagttaaagatctcgttgattatggctttctcgcgtttaacattcattttgccataagatacatgattgatattctttaagtactcaaagtaggataccgttacaccgccagcattgcaaaacaaatccggtataatgagtacattctttttacgtaatatttcatcggcagctggcgtcgaaggaccattagcgccttctaaaatcatcttggcttgtacactgttagcattttcgacagtgagaaccttttgcgtagagcaaggcattagtatatcgcatttttcacccaacaaactgccctctttttcggtggctttggtatagcccttgattgatttattattttttgcataatactccattaagtcctaagtatatgaagaaaattaaaaaaatattatcatggagatatttattttcaatacgccacatacctttggatcaatgccattctcatttactagagacacgtcaaattcttgaacaccgatcagtttggcaccggcttccactacaaaaacggatgcatgggaaccgacattgccaaacccttgtacgatcacggttttatctttccaaccagtcttccagcctaataaatccatccaatctttatccataataaaacattcagccgccttaaatagaccacgtcccgtggcggcggtgcgaccatttataccgcctatttctactggcttaccagtcgtgatggccaatgcatctacatcgttatagcctagaagaacaatttatttgtctatcaagacgttttctaatatttcataaaaaaaaattaccaaaagttttaatatattgatccaccaaccaactcatctcgcgttggctggtattcacatctggtgccggtacatctatacccggacctatcatattgcgacgtaatagctccattgtatagcgacgcgtaattgtttgcaattcttgtgcagtatacttcttcgggtcgatacgtatgccacccttggaaccaccaaacggtacattcacgcaagccgtcttaaacgccatcagataagccaaagcgcgtatctcatcggcgtcgacgtccatggcaaaacgtatgcctacaaaagaggaacggatattatcagtcagttatatatatcatgctagacatcagcagttgaagcattgaaaaggaagaacattttcttgaaacacacaactacatgcatatattc
This portion of the Zeugodacus cucurbitae isolate PBARC_wt_2022May chromosome 3, idZeuCucr1.2, whole genome shotgun sequence genome encodes:
- the LOC128920163 gene encoding glutamate dehydrogenase, mitochondrial-like; translated protein: VIVQGFGNVGSHASVFVVEAGAKLIGVQEFDVSLVNENGIDPKDLMEYYAKNNKSIKGYTKATEKEGSLLGEKCDILMPCSTQKVLTVENANSVQAKMILEGANGPSTPAADEILRKKNVLIIPDLFCNAGGVTVSYFEYL
- the LOC128920540 gene encoding glutamate dehydrogenase, mitochondrial-like, giving the protein MDLLGWKTGWKDKTVIVQGFGNVGSHASVFVVEAGAKLIGVQEFDVSLVNENGIDPKDLMEYYAKNNKSIKGYTKATEKEGSLLGEKCDILMPCSTQKVLTVENANSVQAKMILEGANGPSTPAADEILRKKNVLIIPDLFCNAGGVTVSYFEYL